ATTTAAAATTAATGAACCTTTATTTTCATTCCAAGGAATGAAATAAGCATAGGCATGTTGGGCGTATTGGGTATTAAACCACATATAAACTGTGTTTGGTTGAAAGTGGCCATATACTGTAGCACCTCGGACAAAACCTGCAACATCGGTATTCCATAAACCGCAAAGTTCTGTAAGCTCAGAATAGCCATTGGCCATGACTACTGTATCGTAATCTTGATTTAATTGACGGAAATTGACTACTTCACCAAATCTGATATTACAATTTTTGATATGGGGATAAATTTGATAATAGATAGAACTTTGATCTGGTCCTGATAAGTGGATATAACCTAATTTACCTTCTAAAATTGCAGAATTATTTTTCGAAAAAAACTTTACTCTATGGATTTCATTTAAGGGTTTGAAAGACAAGTTGTATTTTTTCTTAAAAAAAATTAAAGGGTCTTTTAACGGTCTATACATAACTTTCATCCAGCCTAGGGTATGATCAAAACCTTGCCCGCCAATCCTATCTTGAATTTCATAGACATCGGGAGTATAGCCTAATCTCCCTAATTCGTAAGCACACATAAGCCCAGCGGCACCAGCACCGATAATAGCTATCCTTTTTTTCTTATTCATAAAAATCAACCTCCCTATCTTAGTATTTGACAATAAAAAAAATATATGTTTTTTGTGATTAATTTATTGACAAAGGGAAAAATAATGTTATAATAAATATTGTCAGTGACTCATGGGGGTGTAGCTCAGTTGGGAGAGCGCTTGAATGGCATTCAAGAGGTCAGGGGTTCGATTCCCCTCATCTCCACCATATTAGAAATATAAATTTGATATAATGACTGTAAAGCCTTGAGGAATCAAGGCTTTTTTGTTTTTGGGGATGTGTGGGGAGTTAGCAATAGATTTATGGAAATAGAAGGATTTTCGATGATTGTGTAGAAAAAATTAAGTAAAGGTATAATGTATTTTTGTTTAACCTAGGGAAACCAATATGGAGGGATTTAATTTGAATAATTCAAATATATTTGATTGGGTT
Above is a window of Anaerobranca gottschalkii DSM 13577 DNA encoding:
- a CDS encoding NAD(P)-binding protein produces the protein MNKKKRIAIIGAGAAGLMCAYELGRLGYTPDVYEIQDRIGGQGFDHTLGWMKVMYRPLKDPLIFFKKKYNLSFKPLNEIHRVKFFSKNNSAILEGKLGYIHLSGPDQSSIYYQIYPHIKNCNIRFGEVVNFRQLNQDYDTVVMANGYSELTELCGLWNTDVAGFVRGATVYGHFQPNTVYMWFNTQYAQHAYAYFIPWNENKGSLILNMLETTVHGADICWKRFLSELNWDIEIGDIWETIHALGHVDKYFYDNIIITGGAAGLLDPIFGFGNVESLDSGGAAARHIAGIGDYNKEIAFWRHRNDNALILRRYIDKFTDEDFDKMLDLIKTPMFRTLAINSPFNIVSILANVIKKVVETEKLERILYPGTKEVVSDAKYK